tttCATCTGAGAAAAATCCATTGCTTTCAgtgcaataaaaatgcaaaaaaataaacccCAACGTGTAGCCGAACGAGATAATGTTGAATTGCGAaaggaaattaattataaatgcttacgtatttatttttataacgacTGTTAGAAAAAGACTCGATTTcgtatatttaatttcaatgaaCCTCGAAGgctgatttttttgtaatttttttaactttgaatgattttaattaaaaccatAATTTCAGAATGTGGATTTTGGAATGGTAAGATACTGAACTATATATGCCTTAAAAATATAGTGAAAATAGAGGTAATTtgcataaatgtacatacatatttcaatcCAAGTCGAGTGAAAAGAGTAACTTTACATTTTCTCCCACTTggatagaattatatatatgtacataaagaaatcaataaaataagcaTTAATTGTTATCAAGCCGCCAGAGCTCCACAAATAAATCACAACTCACGCGTGCCACACCAAATATTTCACGATTGCCTCAATATAGATGGATAGTTTGCAACGCAGTAAAACAACCTGATTAAGTGTAGAAAAATGTCAATTGTTTCGAAAActacctaaaagtatgcaagcGAATTTTCAACTTTCTCGCATTTtgctataatttaatttattaatttaattagcaagtgtgtgtatttgttttccaatattaatagtttatttaaataaatttcatagcaataaacataaataataataacatattcACTAATATTGGACTttcattgtgtttttgttgcttttctttttcatatacttgcgtatatatgtttatattattaaataattatttatatgtaattttaattaatataaataaagtatataGCTTATGTGGTAaactatacgagtatgtgtagcTGTCGGTATGCCAATCGGTATGCGAATTTCGTCAGCAGTCGGTTTGGAGCTATTGTAGTatgtgttgttgtgcttgttaaACTAAAGAATTTTGAAGGCAGTCAAGTCGAAAATTTCATTtacacttaaaaataaaaattaaaaaagaaaaaaaaaaataacaaagacAAAAATTACTTTCTCAACCACAGCGCACTTTCGGGCGTTTAAATTTCAGTAGGCGTTACCCATGCGGGCGGCAGTTATTCTAAATATAGTCTAtcactttttgttttcgaaactATGAAACATTTTTAGAATTCGCATACATttataataatgaataaaacTTTCAAAGTTTACTTTTTTTCGTTTCCCATTTGCCAGATGTGTAAAattcttaataataatatattttagttaGAAAACAATCTATAAGCtagtaattttgttttgaatagaATTTATTGTTCTCAACGCGTTTACTGTACATTTATTAAAGCTTTCGTACAACTTACAAACCGTTACACAGGCAACGCCTACGCACTACTTATGAAGCCTATGCATGTACCCTGTGTTGCGCTGTAGTTGTGGTGAAGAAttgattttaacattttcgattTAGATTTCTTTGTGTGTGTTGTAGAAAATtgtgaatatgtgtgtgtgtagtagtAGTAGTCAGCCGATTTACATACGTACGTTTATGTTCTATGAATTTAGATTTATGCATTACAGGTTTTTGCTTcgttttaagtttaatttagtACACGTTTTCGCCTTTCATTATTTACTAGGTGTTTACacagcttcttcttcttcttttatgtAAGTCTACCTTTAggattatcattattattattatgtatagtaaaattgtttacatactataaaattattattactttatcgtgtaattatatttatatatatatatgtatgtatatatataaatgaatatatattgTTTAAAAGACACTGACTGTTTGACTGACTGCTGCGGTTGAGTTggcatcgttttcatttttattcagtGCATGCACACTCGGTAGTCTTCGTCTATTGGATGCGTTCGGGAAATCTGCGCTTAGTAACACTTCAAGAACTTtaaattaaagcaatttttgagagagttttgtttactttttaaggACATGCTGCGTGAAAAGTTACATTTTACTTTGGATTTTCACAAAagattttataatatacatataaataattaattttaatccatttatataaaaatataagaacaaatccaaaaaaataaagtataaaaagttaaaaaaaaaataaatatttttgaaaatcataCGCGTGAATTTTTAATGATTAATTCATCCTACTCACACTCCCCTCGCAAGAGCGCGCACTGCAAAATTGCAACTCAAGTCAGCCAGTCTCTTTTTATGTGTGccattttcactttttgtttttgtttttagctaTGGTTTCGTGTTTTTACCTTGTATTCGTttttgcttgtatgtatgtatgtatttaattttataattttgcatcTTTCAGCAATGGCACGACATATTTCAGTATACGATGTACTCCATTTCGAATTCTTTACCGTTATGCTTGTGGAAGATTCTTAGTTTGTATGATGCAATGCTTTTGAATTGGCTATTGGCTATTGAAGTTTGTCTTTTTGTGTTCTTCTTTGCGAAAATTTCctctttgtatatgtatgccaAAATTGTGTATGTGattgttttcgattttgctttgttttgttttatttttgtaaaatggcccggaaaatatttttcaaaatttcgctCTTATGTTTTATTGCAGCTATCTTTCTtcatcttgttgttgttgtatgtgtggTCACGAATGGCCGTTTTCTGTCTGTtagattttttgttgcatttctttcttatttgttgctactgtatgtatattactttgCCTTATGTCTTTGTTTTTCACTAATATGCTCatttatgtttaaattattgtttatcTACGCATATGTTTTACTAGGTTAGGGTACTTTTTTTTAGCTTAAACTTAGTTTTAGGTTTTGGTATAGCGTCATCGTTTTCATGTATCCCTCCAGTTCAGTAGCTTGCAGTGGCGGCCCTCTTGCTTGCACTGAATTtctgtttttgctgttgttgtggatAGTGTCTTGCATTCAGCGCAGTGTCTAGCGTGGCCGGTTGCCTTTGTAGTTGGGATTCGGATGACGTCCTTGCGTGTGCCGTGGAGCAgctgaaatgtttttttattaggTTTTAGACAAATTTTGGGTCTTAAAAGAATTTCGCTTACCTGGTATCATCATGGTTGGGTACATGCCAGCTACGGGCGCCATTGCAGGCCGCAACTCGGTCGAGGGCGATCGGCGACTGTTCGGTAGAGCAACTGAGGGCTGAAAGTAGGATAAAAAGATTCATATAGTGAGGAGTTTCCATAAAATAACttgacagctatatgccatagtggttCTATCTCAACACGTTTCTTTGGACAAATTCAACAcagatatattttgaaataaagaagtttttcatacaagaattttACTTGGATCTTTCAGTGGTCCGACATTGGGgtttctgacaaatgagcagcttcttgaggagaaaatcACGTATGCACAGtatcagatcgatatctctaaTACTATACACTAACTAGCATGCAAATGAAGACAGACTGACAGACGGATatgcttaaatttatttagctCTGATGATTTCGAGTTGTATTTAAggcatttaaacaattttggtaatttttgtcGTAAACCACTAACTAACGGATGCACAAAATTGACAGTTATGTATATCTTCGTATTAACTTACATGCGCATAATAGGTTTGACCGTATTTGATGTAGACACCTGATGCACCCGGTTGATAAGCGCTCAATAGCGGCTGGTGATGCGCGACAGTCGCCGCTACGGCGGCAGCAGCTGCATTCGCCACCTCCGCCGCTGCAGCACCACCTAACACCGCTGCTGTGGTGGCTTGTTGAGTGCCCGCGAGACCGGCTGCCGTGCCgccagcagcagcggcggccgCCACCATACCGCCGTGTTGCAGTTGTGGTGGAATGTGTGCGCCACGCGCTGGTGTAATGTACAATGGTGTGCCGGTTGCGGTTGCAACTGTCTGATGATCACCACCACCGACCATACCGCTGCTGGCTATGCCGATGCCAGTGTTTATGTAGCCGCTTGCTGCTGTGGCGGCATAGCAATTGGGTGTGTTAGCACCACCACCGCCGCTCGAACCGACTATACTATTCGGCGATGTATTGTTGCTATTGTCGTTGCTGCTGGAGTTGCCAGTGCCTGGCGAGTTGCGTTGTGAAGCGCTGCGCCTGTATTCATAGGCGACACCACCACCGCTGCCTTTCTGACGGAACGTTGCTGCGCCTGCATTCAAGCGTATTGGTGGCTTGGCATCAGATGGCGAGTTGCTGTGGTGTACGTGGtagccgctgttgttgttgctgtttacgGCAGGCATGCTTGGTCCGCTGCCGTAACTTGGTGGACCGCTGAGCAATGGCGTTTGTGGCTtatcgccgccgccgccgcgcTTATTCATGCCATGCGGACGTGAGCCTTGGTAGCCGCTGTTTGGTGAAGCACGCGTATCGTTATTGCCGCCCAATAGAGGCGGTTTGCCATTGGCGGTGCCATTGTAGGACGTTGAGTTCTGGCGACTCAATGAATTGCTTGGATACGCTGGCGGTTTTTTGCTGCCACTCatatttgaattgttgttgcgcttttCGTGTTGCACATACGAGTTGCCATGTGGACTGCTCATAAGCGTTGTGCCACCATCTGCTCCACCGCTGACCGTGTAGTACTGCGGTGTGGAACTGCCACTGTAGCCAccgttgttgttgccgccaTTTGAGTTCATAATGGGTGGTGTGGAGAAGAGTGGCGGATTGCGCTGTGCAGTTTGAGTAGGTACAGAGTGTGGCGTGCTGGGCGCGGACTGTGAAGCGCTACCGCCGCCACTGTAGGCGGGCGTCACGTTGTTTGAACTGTTTGCACCGGTTGGTGTTGGGTGCGAGATGGCCGTCAGTGTGCTGGGGTCGACAATCGGTATGGCAGCTGGTCCAGGCGTGTGTACGGTGGAGCTGCCGTGCGTGGGATGTGCGGCAGCTGTAATGGGCGGGTGATGAGCATAGAATGGGGTGATCACAGCATTTGTTTGTTGTGCATGAGCTGCCGCGCTAGCCATGCTGGCCGCAGCTATTTGTGGCGCAGCCGTTGGTGGAACGCCAGATGCGTGTACTGGTGGTGTGCCGGCCGCAACACCTGCggcggcagcggcggcggcagcagcagtgGCAGGCGCATAGGGAAAGATATTCGCATGCAATAGTGCCGCATGTTGGGGCAGCGTATACATGGCTGTAGCTGGGGCCGCTCCATTGCCAACGTTGAGATCGGTTGTTGTATtcacagctgctgctgctgctgcagctgccGCTGCGGCTGCTGCACTACCTGGTGCCGGCGCTAGCGTGAGGGTGGGCACTGCGTGTCCCAATTGATATGTGGTAGTTGCACTGCCGTTGTTTGGGATGGCTGCTGTTACTAGCTGATGACCGCTGCTCTGATGATTGGTGTAATGTGAAGATGTCGGCCGCTTTACACGCCCTGTACCGAAATATGTTGTGCCGCTGTGTGTTTGATAGCTGTTCGTGGCCGCCGTGGTGTTAACAACGTGATGGCCACTAACACCAACATTGCTACCACCACTGCCTAAAGCTCCAACGGTGGTGTTCGACGACGGTCCAGCCGCCGCCGTGGCTGCTACAAGGCCATTCGCGATGTTGATACCGCTAGTAATGTGTGGTCCGGCCACGGGTTGGGCGGTTGCAGTTGTAGGTGGTTGTGGCTGTGGCGGTGCTGGTAGGAGTGGCGTTGCTGCGACAGCGTTCGTGAGCGCTTGCTGTGGCACGTAGTATGTCATCGGTTGACCCCAGTAGCCtggaagaaaatttataaataagtattttcTGATATTACGAAGAAGCCTTTACTTATATTTCGTATAAAAATTAACAGCTTTGCTTTACATGTACTATTAGTTCTATATTCACATAATCCCTTCTATTCGACTCCatcttcatcaatatttatcaaCACTTACTATTATAGGCATATGGATGTCCGATTGGATAGGTGGTCATCGGTATCTGTTGCAGTTGACCATTCGCCGGTGCTGCTGCAGCGACTGTAGCTGCGCCCGTTACAAATTGATCACTCGAATATATCAATTGACCCGGATAGATGGGCGTACCATTGGCCGTGGCGAATTGTGCGGTTGGATAAGCGGCTGCGACGGGTACCATTGTAGCTGTACTGcctgctgccgctgccgccggATATATGGCTTGTGCTCCAGCTGGTATCAGACCGGTGGCATCGGTGCGCGGTTGATTCGGATCAAATACAGGCATAAAATAGCTCTGCACTTCGCCCTCCTGTAAAACAGACAACGAATTGAATTGACATTTCAACTGTTTCTGTGGGGCGTGGCTTACAACTGGCGGTGGATAGGCATAGACCATGCCTTGTGGAATGGCATAAACGCTACCATCAGGCTGTGGAGTTTTAAATCAACGTCAATATAATCAATTTTAAAGCTACAGTTAAACTAGAAAATTCGCGCTTACCCCTTGCTGATATGTCGTGGTGCAGTACGGCGTACCACTGGGTGTGGTGGTGGTGTGAAAGACTGTAGAACCATCTGGTGCCTGGTAGCTTTGCGTGTATGTCCACGTTGTGGGCTTGGGTTCTTCGGAAGCGCGATTTTTCGCTTGTGTCGACTCGTTGGTACTGAAGGGTGTTGAGCGCGCCGAATGTGGTGTCTCGCGTTGTACCTGCACATTGACGCTACTCGTTGGCGTTTGACTGGGTGGTGGTGGTTGTGCTGGTGGCTGTGTTACCGTTGTCGGCTGCAGTTCACGCACACTTGGCGCATCCAAAGTTGTTGCATTCTGTGGTGTGGAGATAAAGTAACGTATTTTATGGGCAATTTTAGCAATTTCTTGCATTGGCCTACCTCACGCTTCGGCAGCTCATCCTTTTCCGCTGGTATATTCGGACTGGTGGcttgatttttgaacttttgcacCTCGATTCGGTCATAACTTTTGGTGGAAGTTGTGGTGGTGATGCTCAAACAACCCGTGGCCGAGGTGTTGTCGCATTCATCAGCACCCGATTGCGTAGATGCTTCTGAAAAGCAcggaaaacatttaattttttttcaatgcatCTTCAAATCGCTTACCTTCGGTGGCGTTGATCGCCATATCCAAGCCAATGCCGTCGCAGTTGACGTCGCCGCACATGGATACCGTTTGTGTAGAGGATTCAGCCACAGACTCGGCCAACGGTACGGTGGCGGCGCTTTCATTGCACGCGACGCTCATGCAATGCGTCTGAGTTTGGGGCGTTGGCGTAGCTGCTGGCGATTCGGCTGGCGAAGGTGTGGACATTTGTTGTGTGCTTTTATTCTTCTTTGTGGTGCTATCcagcacttgttgttgttgttgctgctgcggcAACTGTTGTGgcgattgttgttgtgcatAATTGGCGGTGTTGTTGCCCTGATTTGGATGGTATGTGGCCTGTTGGTTGGGTGGCAGATTGGACGGGTCAAAGTGATAAATTGAACTacaaaagaatattaaatatagGTTAGGTACGGTTAAAGAGGTTATGCACATACTTGTAAAAAGCGTAAGAAGCAGTGTAAATGTGtttgaaaacttatattttaacAAGGAGATttgttttatgaatttattgcaTGGCTTAGATTCCGTTTTTGTTACTattgcacacacatataaacaaatacatatatattgacaAAGACGAGAAGTTGTAGCGGTGCTTGCGAGGCAACtaacacaaataaatacagTTATGAATACAAAATGtgacataaaattaaaatgtatttacattCGGGGAACTTAATTACACAATTGTTagcttttttctatttattacatttttcttgtgaccaaaagttgtaaaatacattttaatttttttatcaatacgAATGTGTGTGCTTGTTCGATGATGCCTCCAattgtttaaatcttttttgAACATATACACAAGAGACTGTCTCACATAAgccaaatatttacaaaaaatgctttaaaacttaattaatatattttaatgtaattaaaatatttttttataaatttgcattattatttataacaattaagttaaaaaaaattatgctgcAGTCTGTCTGAAGCGTTGCCGAGTGCTTGCACAGTTAGGATGATTTTGATGCGTTGGTGTTGACTCTGagataaaattttgattattgttgttattggcagATAATTTACGAAAACAATTTCAGCATATCAAGTGTAGCTAAGAgtttatgcaaattaatttcGGCAGAGCAGAAATGAGTTTTAATATAGAGTTTGCAAAATGTTTGGAAGCAGTGTGGCATGTGTGGATGATAAGCTTCGTGGGTCATGAAAagactaaataaatattcacaaCACGAATACAGAGTAGCTTCGAAATCCACAAAGAGCTCAAAGTTCGTACATCAATCAAAcgaaaatataacaataacacTGTGCAGCTAACGGCTGGGTATTGGACCAAACATTTATTTCGAGAGATTCAATCATAAGTTAAcagaaaatttctttgtttttcgaAGTTAGCGAAATTAGTTTAGTATTTGATCTCGAAGTGCGAAACTGAGTTTTTCCAGTTATCATTGTAGGATGTATATTACTAAGAATTAAATATATGGGTTTACTTTTCTTAtcactttttatttcaatgGCGTATACTATATGAGAACTGGATCTTCGAAAAAATAGAAActttatatttcgaaattacttttttcattatcACTCACTTTCTCGAAACAAAATGGTTTGGCGCGATACCCAGAAAATGTCGTTTTGCAGTGAAGTGTTATATTGAATAAAGACAAAGACAAAATCTGAGAAAACACTTTGATCAATGAATACGAATGAatgtgatttttgaaaaaagtgtcAGGtcaagaaataatttatttcagcAAAACATAATATTTGCAGGATCCCtgttatttggaaaaaatacatatatattgcccGAGGAAAAATCGAAAGTCGAAAACACAAAGaacgaatttttataaaaaatatttactatgtaATGTTACTGTTGTTTCAGCAACAGGAATTAAACCCGACTATCATAAGTTTCGGATTATTTTCTCTTATTAGTTATTTCAACTTTAGTATCACTTTTCACGCTTCTCTCGTTAGATACAATCACACAGTTGTTTATTCCACACAAAATTCATAATGTTCACCAATGGACTTATCCCTTTTTTCGGAATGTTTGAAATTAGAAAGATGTGCATATGTTTATTTACACAATGAGTATGAATTGCGTTAATTTAGAGCCTTGTAAAATGCCGTTATAAATGTAGCGTGCGCATAAGCTGAGAACATTTTGCAAACTTTACATATTCAACAGAAAGCTGACGCACAATCACAGAAAACTTGAAATGctttcttaaacattttaattgcttttcgagttcgaaattaaaagtataatgcCAAATTAGAATATTAATTCGAACAGAACATTCGAAAGTAAAACTCGCTGACTACATTTTCACCCATATTtaccaactgatcaaatttgccccggataaaaaaaaattaagtataataataCAAGTATTTATTATCGGTTTGGTTGGACGATGACTTTCGTTTCGTATTTGGCCTAAAAATCGGTCCGATAGTTGTATGACTCTATCATTGACACATTTAATACCCGAAAAATGTGTGGATTGATATTGATGCTGATCGCCTTCAAAATGGGCTTATTTTGAGTCAGCACAAGCATTGCCTAATTCAATTTCAAAGCCTCGGCTGATGTTGCCGAATCAGCGAATTTTGGTTtcttcggtttcggctcattttttgGAACGCCATTCGCCAGTCTGTTGGACAGTTTCTACGTCATACTCATAAATCCACGTCTTATCACTAgtaatgaactttaatgtaTCGTCATTAACACAGTGGATGGCATGAGGTAGGTTTTGGATGGCTTTGTGAAAGCTTTGAGCAACTCAAATACCTGTTTTGGAGACACAGAACACTTTTGCATCATTTTCAACCATCCCCTGGCCGTAATTCCTTTGGAAACATAACATTTCAAGTAAATCTCAGCTGCCAAGCACATTAATCCACATATGGAAATCAAACTTTACATGAACATAAAAAAGATTGTatcagaatattaaaaaaaaatgagtttgttacgttttttttaaatggaacAGCCCAGATCAAATTTTATCAAATGATATCTCTCAATAAAAAACTGGATGTTACTAATTTTCTTTGATCTATGATATTATAGACTACTTTTGCTGACTCGAACTGTATTTTCGAATGATTCCAATAGTCaaatgtacatatcgtcacctgaaatgcaaaataacgtaacattttcagaaatttacagtggcatgaatgaaacacgaaataaaatcgaacatgagtgaaacaaaatattaatattggttaagactggtttacatatgaccgcagaacca
This genomic stretch from Bactrocera dorsalis isolate Fly_Bdor chromosome 5, ASM2337382v1, whole genome shotgun sequence harbors:
- the LOC105232719 gene encoding protein encore isoform X2, coding for MSSTKSQVAVATNIPSLSSSSQTQKEYSTEESLGRQNSFGNNRRGNMKGKHLTRSHAMREATSPPRTPTPRAEHGQVSPNGQSSNNYQQQQHHHQAQQQQHMDGNENAHNNNSNGSNNNNNNNNNKLHAQSNVARGNSPIIEAPAVIVTSQHSQQQQQQQQPNVALCNEAEFPKLTPPKSTKGGGGGGGAGQRNSNNNNSNNNSNNSNGVTDGNNKLEYNNNNGRKIANSNGSTGGGSATNYDSTKGAATNNNNNSNNKHQQYNASNALHQALSVGESAARGGGSSGGGGAGTTLHNSGMNYQLNTNDNPQQSHHQIAYDKENRCPRNDSQNSSMSNMLDDEAQQQQQQHYERQGGGGSGGGGGGGGKKHRTNSNSKGNKPRLKNIGGSSSGSVDGGNSISNNTSGFISRENSSEQFTDHGGTDLFSFFKETLNKHPKDRHFLLKVEKDLTEFVLEKSRGELRFPPASSYNRMLIHRTAAFFGMEHNVDTETQQCVIVAATKNTRIPEIRFKSLVRDHRDDTRKSILKRDTHSFDEARQSSYLCPDRGSMLDRKAKSFEEREEDYERARSRIFNRSQNDNGDGMDDGYMNVSWTQSVEQQQQQQQQHRPRPNGKMMKMQNSNESRDGRSGGGAVPKSHNYNNYGGGSSQGGGPPMMRGDSANSGKNGGGSARCFSKQDSAGSTNTPWRLSPSSSGYKTQTQSLYSDSVTPSPNGYCSEDQAATEPYILTTDRMTVCHLQSPVHHMPPHLHLQPTLLCGAGVMPAHCADAALTPTPTPSMEEGVPLPRRGLVWAVTDISSVPKGSVLINPQTLQPFVNQDGSIYHFDPSNLPPNQQATYHPNQGNNTANYAQQQSPQQLPQQQQQQQVLDSTTKKNKSTQQMSTPSPAESPAATPTPQTQTHCMSVACNESAATVPLAESVAESSTQTVSMCGDVNCDGIGLDMAINATEEASTQSGADECDNTSATGCLSITTTTSTKSYDRIEVQKFKNQATSPNIPAEKDELPKRENATTLDAPSVRELQPTTVTQPPAQPPPPSQTPTSSVNVQVQRETPHSARSTPFSTNESTQAKNRASEEPKPTTWTYTQSYQAPDGSTVFHTTTTPSGTPYCTTTYQQGPDGSVYAIPQGMVYAYPPPVVSHAPQKQLKCQFNSLSVLQEGEVQSYFMPVFDPNQPRTDATGLIPAGAQAIYPAAAAAGSTATMVPVAAAYPTAQFATANGTPIYPGQLIYSSDQFVTGAATVAAAAPANGQLQQIPMTTYPIGHPYAYNSYWGQPMTYYVPQQALTNAVAATPLLPAPPQPQPPTTATAQPVAGPHITSGINIANGLVAATAAAGPSSNTTVGALGSGGSNVGVSGHHVVNTTAATNSYQTHSGTTYFGTGRVKRPTSSHYTNHQSSGHQLVTAAIPNNGSATTTYQLGHAVPTLTLAPAPGSAAAAAAAAAAAAAVNTTTDLNVGNGAAPATAMYTLPQHAALLHANIFPYAPATAAAAAAAAAGVAAGTPPVHASGVPPTAAPQIAAASMASAAAHAQQTNAVITPFYAHHPPITAAAHPTHGSSTVHTPGPAAIPIVDPSTLTAISHPTPTGANSSNNVTPAYSGGGSASQSAPSTPHSVPTQTAQRNPPLFSTPPIMNSNGGNNNGGYSGSSTPQYYTVSGGADGGTTLMSSPHGNSYVQHEKRNNNSNMSGSKKPPAYPSNSLSRQNSTSYNGTANGKPPLLGGNNDTRASPNSGYQGSRPHGMNKRGGGGDKPQTPLLSGPPSYGSGPSMPAVNSNNNSGYHVHHSNSPSDAKPPIRLNAGAATFRQKGSGGGVAYEYRRSASQRNSPGTGNSSSNDNSNNTSPNSIVGSSGGGGANTPNCYAATAASGYINTGIGIASSGMVGGGDHQTVATATGTPLYITPARGAHIPPQLQHGGMVAAAAAAGGTAAGLAGTQQATTAAVLGGAAAAEVANAAAAAVAATVAHHQPLLSAYQPGASGVYIKYGQTYYAHPSVALPNSRRSPSTELRPAMAPVAGMYPTMMIPAAPRHTQGRHPNPNYKGNRPR
- the LOC105232719 gene encoding protein encore isoform X6, which gives rise to MSSTKSQVAVATNIPSLSSSSQTQKEYSTEESLGRQNSFGNNRRGNMKGKHLTRSHAMREATSPPRTPTPRAEHGQVSPNGQSSNNYQQQQHHHQAQQQQHMDGNENAHNNNSNGSNNNNNNNNNKLHAQSNVARGNSPIIEAPAVIVTSQHSQQQQQQQQPNVALCNEAEFPKLTPPKSTKGGGGGGGAGQRNSNNNNSNNNSNNSNGVTDGNNKLEYNNNNGRKIANSNGSTGGGSATNYDSTKGAATNNNNNSNNKHQQYNASNALHQALSVGESAARGGGSSGGGGAGTTLHNSGMNYQLNTNDNPQQSHHQIAYDKENRCPRNDSQNSSMSNMLDDEAQQQQQQHYERQGGGGSGGGGGGGGKKHRTNSNSKGNKPRLKNIGGSSSGSVDGGNSISNNTSGFISRENSSEQFTDHGGTDLFSFFKETLNKHPKDRHFLLKVEKDLTEFVLEKSRGELRFPPASSYNRMLIHRTAAFFGMEHNVDTETQQCVIVAATKNTRIPEIRFKSLVRDHRDDTRKSILKRDTHSFDEARQSSYLCPDRGSMLDRKAKSFEEREEDYERARSRIFNRSQNDNGDGMDDGYMNVSWTQSVEQQQQQQQQHRPRPNGKMMKMQNSNESRDGRSGGGAVPKSHNYNNYGGGSSQGGGPPMMRGDSANSGKNGGGSARCFSKQDSAGSTNTPWRLSPSSSGSIYHFDPSNLPPNQQATYHPNQGNNTANYAQQQSPQQLPQQQQQQQVLDSTTKKNKSTQQMSTPSPAESPAATPTPQTQTHCMSVACNESAATVPLAESVAESSTQTVSMCGDVNCDGIGLDMAINATEEASTQSGADECDNTSATGCLSITTTTSTKSYDRIEVQKFKNQATSPNIPAEKDELPKRENATTLDAPSVRELQPTTVTQPPAQPPPPSQTPTSSVNVQVQRETPHSARSTPFSTNESTQAKNRASEEPKPTTWTYTQSYQAPDGSTVFHTTTTPSGTPYCTTTYQQGPDGSVYAIPQGMVYAYPPPVVSHAPQKQLKCQFNSLSVLQEGEVQSYFMPVFDPNQPRTDATGLIPAGAQAIYPAAAAAGSTATMVPVAAAYPTAQFATANGTPIYPGQLIYSSDQFVTGAATVAAAAPANGQLQQIPMTTYPIGHPYAYNSYWGQPMTYYVPQQALTNAVAATPLLPAPPQPQPPTTATAQPVAGPHITSGINIANGLVAATAAAGPSSNTTVGALGSGGSNVGVSGHHVVNTTAATNSYQTHSGTTYFGTGRVKRPTSSHYTNHQSSGHQLVTAAIPNNGSATTTYQLGHAVPTLTLAPAPGSAAAAAAAAAAAAAVNTTTDLNVGNGAAPATAMYTLPQHAALLHANIFPYAPATAAAAAAAAAGVAAGTPPVHASGVPPTAAPQIAAASMASAAAHAQQTNAVITPFYAHHPPITAAAHPTHGSSTVHTPGPAAIPIVDPSTLTAISHPTPTGANSSNNVTPAYSGGGSASQSAPSTPHSVPTQTAQRNPPLFSTPPIMNSNGGNNNGGYSGSSTPQYYTVSGGADGGTTLMSSPHGNSYVQHEKRNNNSNMSGSKKPPAYPSNSLSRQNSTSYNGTANGKPPLLGGNNDTRASPNSGYQGSRPHGMNKRGGGGDKPQTPLLSGPPSYGSGPSMPAVNSNNNSGYHVHHSNSPSDAKPPIRLNAGAATFRQKGSGGGVAYEYRRSASQRNSPGTGNSSSNDNSNNTSPNSIVGSSGGGGANTPNCYAATAASGYINTGIGIASSGMVGGGDHQTVATATGTPLYITPARGAHIPPQLQHGGMVAAAAAAGGTAAGLAGTQQATTAAVLGGAAAAEVANAAAAAVAATVAHHQPLLSAYQPGASGVYIKYGQTYYAHPSVALPNSRRSPSTELRPAMAPVAGMYPTMMIPAAPRHTQGRHPNPNYKGNRPR